A genomic window from Cupriavidus basilensis includes:
- the pgi gene encoding glucose-6-phosphate isomerase, translating to MPTDLHAWHSLLQHHDAIRETPMREWFAAGSAEQRVEQFSLEAAGLYLDYSKNRITPQTMALLMQLADEAGVPKRRDAMFAGDHINATEDRAVLHIALRAGADATFKVDGKSVMPAIHAVLDRMRVFSQRVRSGDWTGFTGKRITDVINIGIGGSDLGPRMVCRALSHLAGNGPRMHFVSNVDGTELAECLERLDPEQTLVIVCSKTFTTLETMANACSARQWFLDKGVAKDQLASHFAAVSTNVEAVRAFGIDPAHMFEFWDWIGGRFSLWSSVGISIALAVGFDAFEDLLIGGRAMDAHFSSAPLAQNMPVVLGMLGIWYRNFFGMPTSCMAPYSTSLELFPAFLQQLEMESNGKSVQLDGRHVRAHTAPVVWGSAGTNGQHAYFQLIHQGSQIVPVDFVAPLRPPRQLPGHHAKLLANCFAQAEALMLGRTAEELRATGLTDEIRIAHMVFEGNRPSNTLLMQDITPHTLGALIALYEHRTFVQGVVWNINSFDQWGVELGKILAKPIEGELNHAQSAAAGQHDASTGSLIARARAALGNA from the coding sequence ATGCCCACAGACCTCCACGCCTGGCACTCACTTCTGCAACACCACGACGCCATTCGCGAAACGCCGATGCGCGAGTGGTTTGCCGCCGGCTCCGCGGAACAACGCGTCGAGCAGTTCTCGCTGGAAGCCGCAGGCCTGTATCTCGATTACTCCAAGAACCGCATCACGCCACAGACCATGGCATTGCTGATGCAACTGGCGGATGAAGCCGGCGTGCCGAAACGCCGCGATGCCATGTTTGCCGGCGACCACATCAACGCCACCGAGGACCGCGCGGTCCTGCACATCGCGCTGCGCGCCGGCGCCGACGCAACCTTCAAGGTCGACGGCAAGTCCGTCATGCCCGCCATCCACGCCGTGCTGGACCGCATGCGCGTGTTCTCGCAGCGCGTGCGCAGCGGTGACTGGACCGGCTTCACCGGCAAGCGCATCACCGACGTCATCAACATCGGCATCGGCGGCTCGGACCTCGGCCCGCGCATGGTGTGCCGCGCGCTCTCGCACCTGGCCGGCAACGGCCCGCGCATGCATTTCGTCTCCAACGTGGACGGCACCGAACTGGCCGAATGCCTGGAGCGGCTTGACCCCGAACAAACCCTGGTGATCGTCTGCTCCAAGACCTTCACCACGCTCGAGACCATGGCCAACGCCTGCAGCGCGCGCCAGTGGTTCCTCGACAAAGGCGTGGCCAAGGACCAGCTCGCCAGCCACTTCGCCGCGGTATCGACCAATGTGGAGGCGGTGCGCGCCTTCGGTATCGACCCGGCGCACATGTTCGAATTCTGGGACTGGATCGGCGGGCGTTTCTCGCTGTGGTCCTCGGTCGGGATATCGATTGCGCTGGCGGTGGGCTTCGATGCATTCGAAGACCTGCTGATCGGTGGCCGCGCCATGGATGCGCATTTCAGCAGCGCGCCGCTGGCGCAGAACATGCCCGTGGTGCTGGGCATGCTCGGCATCTGGTACCGCAACTTCTTCGGCATGCCGACCAGTTGCATGGCGCCGTATTCCACCTCGCTCGAATTGTTCCCTGCCTTCCTGCAGCAACTGGAAATGGAGAGCAACGGCAAATCGGTGCAGCTCGACGGCCGCCACGTGCGCGCCCATACCGCGCCGGTGGTCTGGGGCTCCGCCGGCACCAACGGCCAGCACGCCTATTTCCAGCTGATCCACCAGGGCTCGCAGATCGTGCCGGTGGATTTCGTGGCGCCGCTGCGGCCGCCGCGCCAGCTGCCCGGCCATCACGCCAAGCTGCTGGCCAACTGCTTTGCCCAGGCCGAGGCGCTGATGCTCGGGCGCACGGCCGAGGAACTGCGCGCCACGGGCCTCACCGACGAGATCCGTATCGCCCACATGGTGTTCGAGGGCAACCGGCCGAGCAACACGCTGCTGATGCAAGACATCACGCCGCATACCCTCGGCGCGCTGATCGCGCTCTACGAACACCGCACCTTCGTGCAAGGCGTGGTCTGGAACATCAACTCGTTCGACCAGTGGGGCGTGGAACTCGGCAAGATCCTGGCCAAGCCGATCGAGGGCGAGCTTAACCATGCGCAAAGTGCCGCCGCCGGGCAGCACGATGCATCGACCGGCAGCCTGATTGCGCGCGCGCGCGCGGCGCTCGGCAACGCCTGA
- a CDS encoding DMT family transporter gives MSKATDGGARAQAAGTSPARRQLLTGVALLVLGQWILSLLDASSKTLTQQGLPVVGVAWVRYVGHVAAIFLLLGPARVRQQWRPVKPGLQWLRGGMMLVSTLVFFSVLKLMPLAEATALNFCAPLFVVALSPWLLGERPSAHARVSRWSGVAIGFIGMLIVVRPGGELSGPGIALGLLSALVFALMQMLTRRIAAHDAPMTTLIQSGVTGAALTTLLVPFFWFEAVPTPLQAVLLLSTGVTGSIGHYFVIRAFQYADASFLSPFLYLQILSATTIGYLAFGQLPDWITALGVAVICVGGACVAGGEPALRAVARRLGRPG, from the coding sequence ATGAGCAAGGCGACGGATGGCGGCGCCCGCGCGCAGGCTGCCGGCACCTCGCCGGCCCGGCGCCAGTTGCTTACCGGCGTGGCCCTGCTGGTGCTCGGCCAATGGATACTCAGCCTGCTGGATGCCAGCAGCAAGACGCTGACCCAGCAGGGCCTGCCGGTGGTGGGCGTGGCGTGGGTACGCTACGTGGGCCATGTGGCCGCCATCTTCCTGCTGCTCGGGCCGGCGCGCGTGCGCCAGCAATGGCGCCCCGTGAAACCGGGCCTGCAGTGGCTGCGCGGGGGAATGATGCTGGTCTCCACACTGGTGTTCTTCAGCGTGCTCAAGCTGATGCCGCTGGCCGAGGCCACGGCGCTGAATTTCTGCGCGCCGTTGTTCGTGGTGGCGTTGTCGCCCTGGCTGCTGGGCGAGCGCCCAAGCGCGCATGCGCGTGTCAGCCGCTGGAGCGGCGTAGCGATCGGCTTCATCGGCATGCTGATCGTGGTGCGCCCCGGCGGCGAGTTGAGCGGGCCCGGCATTGCGCTGGGCTTGTTGTCGGCACTGGTGTTCGCGCTGATGCAGATGCTGACGCGGCGCATTGCAGCGCATGACGCGCCCATGACCACCTTGATCCAGAGCGGCGTGACCGGCGCCGCCCTGACCACCCTGCTGGTGCCCTTCTTCTGGTTCGAGGCGGTACCCACGCCGCTGCAAGCCGTGCTCCTGCTGAGCACCGGCGTCACCGGCTCGATTGGCCACTATTTTGTGATTCGCGCTTTCCAGTACGCCGACGCCTCATTCCTCAGCCCCTTCCTCTACCTGCAGATCCTGTCGGCGACGACCATCGGCTACCTGGCGTTCGGCCAGTTGCCGGACTGGATCACTGCGCTCGGCGTGGCGGTGATCTGCGTGGGCGGGGCATGCGTGGCGGGCGGTGAGCCAGCGCTGCGGGCCGTCGCGCGCCGGCTCGGCCGGCCCGGCTGA